In the Festucalex cinctus isolate MCC-2025b chromosome 10, RoL_Fcin_1.0, whole genome shotgun sequence genome, one interval contains:
- the foxe3 gene encoding forkhead box protein E3, whose protein sequence is MNLANYSYYSGMCNMTAETQHSPAEVCSPVQVLSPNVSLDSPLPPLMLQARSKDGVLIKSEPRGTSPDADADADDDGVALQGQTDQELHLPCTGSRRRKRPVQRGKPPYSYIALIAMAIANSPERKLTLGGIYKFIMERFPFYRENSKKWQNSIRHNLTLNDCFVKIPREPGRPGKGNYWTLDPAAEDMFDNGSFLRRRKRFKRTDVSTYPGYIQSSSAFTPTPMGRPSYPNALYAGIGSGYAASSQHPAMLHYQTSAGVCQAQPRMFSIDNLISPQAVGELNPQALQGLGGGDLAAMTSSCSVTAGDPSACFQAQAVNQSANMLSRNSGNISSNMSSNLTPAYPYSSPASPPNLSGMAQSGFSPGSSQVYCPGNRLSLPALRSGSCVEHTEQLLGLSGPMNTYNNSYVRQANFASGLERYM, encoded by the coding sequence ATGAATCTGGCAAACTACTCGTACTACTCTGGCATGTGCAACATGACCGCAGAGACGCAACACTCACCCGCGGAGGTCTGCAGCCCCGTGCAGGTGCTGTCCCCCAACGTCAGCCTGGACTCGCCGCTGCCCCCCTTAATGCTGCAAGCGCGCTCCAAGGACGGCGTCCTGATCAAGTCTGAGCCGCGGGGGACCAGCCCCGACGCCGACGCCGACGCCGACGACGACGGGGTCGCGCTGCAGGGCCAGACGGACCAGGAGCTGCACCTGCCGTGCACCGGCAGCCGCCGCAGGAAGAGGCCGGTGCAGCGGGGCAAGCCGCCCTACAGCTACATCGCTCTCATCGCCATGGCCATCGCCAACTCCCCCGAGAGGAAGCTCACCCTGGGGGGCATCTACAAGTTCATCATGGAGCGCTTCCCGTTCTACAGGGAGAACTCCAAGAAGTGGCAGAACTCCATCCGCCACAACTTGACCCTCAACGACTGCTTCGTCAAGATCCCGCGCGAGCCCGGAAGACCCGGTAAGGGCAACTACTGGACCTTGGACCCCGCCGCCGAGGACATGTTCGACAACGGGAGCTTCCTGAGGAGGCGGAAGCGCTTCAAGCGCACAGACGTGAGCACCTACCCGGGCTACATCCAGAGCTCCAGCGCCTTCACGCCCACCCCGATGGGAAGGCCTTCCTATCCGAACGCCTTGTACGCGGGGATCGGGTCCGGGTACGCGGCCTCCTCCCAGCACCCGGCCATGCTGCACTACCAGACGTCTGCCGGCGTGTGCCAAGCGCAGCCGCGCATGTTCAGCATCGACAACTTGATCAGCCCGCAGGCGGTCGGGGAACTCAACCCGCAAGCTCTGCAGGGGCTCGGCGGGGGCGACCTGGCCGCCATGACCTCCAGCTGCTCGGTCACCGCGGGGGACCCTTCGGCCTGTTTCCAGGCGCAAGCGGTCAACCAGTCGGCCAACATGCTGAGCAGAAACAGCGGGAACATCTCCTCCAATATGTCGTCCAACCTCACCCCGGCGTACCCGTACTCGTCCCCGGCCTCGCCTCCCAACCTGAGCGGCATGGCCCAGTCTGGTTTCTCCCCCGGGAGCTCTCAGGTGTACTGCCCGGGCAACAGGCTCTCTCTGCCGGCTCTGCGCTCGGGCTCCTGCGTGGAGCACACGGAGCAGCTGTTGGGCCTCTCGGGCCCCATGAACACTTACAACAATTCTTACGTGAGACAGGCCAACTTTGCATCGGGGTTGGAACGATACATGTGA